A stretch of the Capsicum annuum cultivar UCD-10X-F1 chromosome 10, UCD10Xv1.1, whole genome shotgun sequence genome encodes the following:
- the LOC107856464 gene encoding uncharacterized protein LOC107856464, with product MSDHQNPKPTDNLPPPPSTNPPKISTATSSGPGAPHFPNPPDRTNPDVATLREQWRFAIKQYSKWYSHAWGTAILAGLSFYALGWIIKGGNPLPSFKHEEESDSKIASSNGVPEVKRS from the coding sequence ATGTCGGATCATCAAAACCCTAAACCCACCGACAACCTACCTCCACCGCCGTCAACAAATCCACCCAAAATCTCCACCGCCACCTCCTCCGGCCCCGGCGCTCCCCACTTTCCAAATCCACCAGACCGTACAAATCCAGACGTTGCAACACTAAGAGAGCAATGGAGGTTCGCTATAAAGCAGTACAGCAAATGGTATTCCCATGCTTGGGGAACTGCAATTTTAGCTGGGCTTTCTTTTTACGCACTTGGTTGGATTATCAAAGGCGGAAATCCTTTGCCCTCTTTTAAACACGAAGAAGAATCCGATAGTAAAATTGCATCTTCTAATGGTGTTCCCGAGGTTAAGAGAAGTTGA
- the LOC107856462 gene encoding LOW QUALITY PROTEIN: ras-related protein Rab11B (The sequence of the model RefSeq protein was modified relative to this genomic sequence to represent the inferred CDS: inserted 2 bases in 1 codon), with protein sequence MQCSFTCGGIISKYFFGHKNRYRAITGAYYRRAVGALLVYDITRHVTFENIARWLNELRDHTDQNIVVMLVGNKADLRHLRAVPTDESKGFAEREYLXFMETSALEALKVDKAFTEVLTQIYPVVSKKALDAGENSVSLPAEQTINLGNDASAVKKGGCCSD encoded by the exons atgcaATGTTCTTTCACTTGTGGAGGaattatttctaaatattttttcgGCCATAAAAACAGGTATCGGGCCATCACAGGTGCTTATTATAGAAGAGCTGTTGGTGCCTTGCTTGTTTACGATATTACTCGCCACGTAACGTTTGAGAACATCGCGAGATGGCTCAACGAGCTCAGAGATCATACAGACCAGAACATTGTCGTCATGCTAGTAGGGAACAAGGCAGATCTCCGCCACCTGCGTGCTGTTCCCACTGACGAATCAAAGGGCTTTGCAGAAAGAGAGTACCT GTTCATGGAAACTTCTGCTCTTGAGGCACTGAAGGTTGACAAAGCTTTCACAGAAGTGTTGACACAGATTTACCCGGTGGTTAGCAAGAAGGCTCTTGATGCAGGAGAAAATTCAGTGTCTTTACCTGCGGAACAAACGATCAACCTTGGAAACGATGCATCTGCTGTTAAGAAGGGTGGTTGTTGTTCCGATTGA